Part of the Gemmatimonadota bacterium genome, GCCCACCTGCCCAGAGAACGCGCTGAGTTGTTCCAGGTGCGATACATTCAATAGACTCTCCTGCGCGAAACAGGTAATTGTAACGCCCTTTTATCTCCCCCGCCTTCACACCGATCACATTGGAGAAATAGGCGGGATAACCCTCCTGCCCTGAATTGTGTTCGGCAGCGACGATTGCGATACCCTTTTTCGTTGCCACCTTACATATATCCAATAGAGCATTCTTGACCTGGACGTCCGTTGTCCCAAGGCTCAAATTGATAATATCGACGTTCTGATCAATTGCCCAACGAATTGACTCAATGAGAATTTTTTGTTCAACAATCAGAGATTGATCGAAAATTTTTATAGCGTATAGCTCTGTACCCGGAGCCTTCTTTTTGATAATACTCGCAACCGCCGTGCCATGACCAGATGAGTCTCGATAGTCTTTAGATGTATGGACGCTACCCGTAGAAAACTCAAAACAGATTCCTGCGGTCACATGCTGCAACATTTCATGAGAACGATCAACCCCGCTATCAATAATTGCAACCTTGACACCTTCTCCGTTTAGATCATGGAAATTGCATTTGTATTTCATGGTTAGCCCACTGTTGTCCACACGCCATCTTTCGATATGCTCACTATGCACCAGGCCGCTGACTTGGACCTTTCACCACAATCGGACTGATAAACATTTTTCCTAAAATATCTAACAAAACATAGCCTCCTAAAAGAAAGTGCAATAGAGTTATTTCAATGTTAATCCATAAGTAGAGTAATAAGTAGATTAACAAAAGAAATATGAAGATCGAAATACCGCGTTTCCAGTAATTAACGCTCCAAATCGCGCCACAATTTTTGCAGGGATATTTGATAGTACCGGCACGCAATTTGCGCCACCACCCAACGGGATGCCCACACTTTGGACAGGTATAAAGGTTTTTTATGTTTATTGGCATATATTGGGACTCCAAAATCTCACTCAGAATCAGAGTTTTGACGTGGACGTTTCTCAACAATCGGAATCATAAACATCTTCACCAAATGAACGCCTATGATCAAGCCTATGACAAATAGATTAATATCCAAAATAGTTCTCTGAGGATTAATCCATAAGTAGATCAACAAGGCAAGAATTGAGATAAAAATCATACTTTTCCAGTAAGTAACCTTCAAGAGATTACCACAATTTTTGCAGGACCATTGGCTAAAAATACCGGCATTCAATTTGCGCCACTTTCTCACGGGATGTCCACACTTGGGGCAGGAATAAAGGTTTTTTATATCGATTGGCATATATTTTTGCTCCAAACGCACTCACTCTGCATCAGGTCGCTGTGGTTCATGCTTCTCAACAACCGGATCGACATATCCTGCAAAGATCATTCCTGAAGTAAAGATTATCCAAAAGACCCAAAAATTCACATAAGGTTTAAGCCATAACCAGGTTGACAAGGTAATTATGGGAACTAAAATCAGGCGTCTCACAGAACCAAATCCCAAAGAAGTACCGCAATTCTTGCAAGGCCATATACTGAAGATGTTAGCACTTAATTTGCGCCACCACCCAACGGGATGCCCACACTTCGGACAGGTATAAAGATTTTTTATATTTATTGGCATATTTTAGAGCCTCCTTCTTGTATGAGAGAATTTAGCAGGTATTGCACTCAAATATACAAGGGTACAATACCTGCAACCATCAAGATACCCAACTTTGGCGTTCCCTATTCACCATATAACTGTACGATTGGGTCGTCGTGATCAATGCTGCCCACAAAGTCTATTATAACATTTCCAGCAGCCTCATTTAATTCCTGCACTCCATCAATAGCCGCGTCAACTACTGCTTGATTGCCCTCTACCTCATTCTGTATTCGCTCTATCTCGCGATCACTATAATCCACAAAAGCATCTACCATTTCATCATGATAATAATGATCAGCAACTGCCAAAACTGGCCCCACTACAGGCCCAACAACAGGAGTTGTTGATAGAGCAAATATAGTCCAAAAATAGTAGTCCTCTACCCTTTCATCTTCACACTCATAAGCCTCTACGGGCATAATGGTCTCGTAATGCATCTTTCTTTTTACCAGCTTTTGCATGTGATCCTCCAATATTGTAAAAATTAGAAATCGGTGAATGTTTTCCATTCACTATGGACAAAGCACCGTGTAGTGATCTCATTTACCCCCTTTCCTTGTCAAGAGGTGCTTTTTGACTATCAGCGTCAGAATTTTGGTCTGAAGATTGCACAATTTTAACGCGCTTCAATGAAAGAATGATAAAAATGCCAACTGGTAAGAGACAATAGACAAGAAGGCTCCAATCTTTGACCCAGAGTTCAAAAAATAACCAGAAAGCCGCATATATGATTAACACCACGCCCCCCCTTCTACGATCCATTTCAAGTATGCTGCCACATTTCTTACAGGGCCAGGTGGGATTAAGTTTCCAGGTCCACCACTTATCTCTTTTCCAAGGGCTTTCATATTCACAGTTTGGGCACTTTGCTTTGAACATATCAAATCCTCGCGGCTCGCTCCTGGAGCATGGAATAAACACCATCTTGCAGCATCAAAACTTCGTGGCTACCTTCCTCAGCAATCCTTCCCTGATCGATGACAACGATTTTGTCTGCACGCCGGATGGTTGACAGACGATGAGCAATGACGATCACGGTTCTTTGTTTGCAAATTTCCTTCATCGCTTCTTGAATATAAAACTCAGATTCATTATCCAGTGCGGCAGTGGGTTCATCCAAAATCAAGATGGGGGTGTTCTGTAGCAATACCCGTGCAAGTGCGACCCTCTGCTTTTGCCCCTCTGAAAGTTGCGCCCCTTGCTCACCGATGATCGTGTGATAACCATTGGGCAGCTTCGTGACAAAATCGTGAATATAGGCTGCCCGGGTTGCGGTTTCGACATCGATCATGGAAATCGGTTTGTTAAACGTCAAATTCTCCAAAATACTCCCCTGAAACAACGCACTGCCTTGCATCACAAAGCCGATATTTTGGCGCAGAGAATTGAGCCGGTATTGCCTGATATCGACCCCATCGATCAAGACCTGCCCATCCACTGGATCGTAGAACCTCGGAATGAGCTTCGCCAGAGTAGATTTGCCTGACCCGCTTCTTCCAACAATGGCGACTATCTCATCAGCGTCAATCTCGAGATTGATCTCGTTCAACACCACCCTTTCGGGTTGATATGCAAAACTGACGTCTCGAAACTCTATCCTTCCATGAACTCCGTTGAGTTCAGCCAACTGCGGCTCATCCCGTATGTCAGGTGTGATATTATAGACTTCAAAAAAGCGATCTGTATGAACCAGTGTAGATTCAATGCGCCGCAACAGGCCAATGAGACTTTTAATAGGCCCATACAAATACCCCACATAGCCCGTGAACGCCATATAACTCCCCAAAGTCAAATTGTCGGATAACACCTCGTGCCATCCGTAAAACCCGTAGGCAAGTGTTCCACCCGTCTTGATAATGGTGCTGGCATATCCCGTTGTGCCCGAAAACAGCGACACTTTCATTCTCAAATTTGCAACACCGATGAACAATCCCTGTAGCTTCTGAAAAAATGACGCCTCTAACCCCAAAGACTGTACTGTTCTAATCGAAGAGATGGACTCGTAATTCTTTGCCGATAACTCTGCTGAGCGTTCTGCAACTTCCCTTGTATATTTGCGTATAAACCGTCTCGAAATCAAGACCAACAGCGTGTCAAAGGGCAAGACCGTGAGGCTGATCAGGGCTAATTTCCAATTGATAAAGAACAGAATGGGCGGAAAAATTATGAGTTGAAGCGAATTGATAATCAGCGTGTTAATCAAACTGATGACACTGGCAATTGAACTTCGCATATCTCTAAATCGAGATAGTATTTCACCCGTCTCCCGGCTATCAAAAAAACTAAAATCCAACGTTTGAATATGTTTGTAAAAACGCGCTTGAAAATCATATCCCATTCGGATGCCAACACACTGACCAAAATACCCACTGATAAACCTCATCCCACCCACACCCAACGACATCAGCATGCCCAACAACAGAACAAAATTTAACAGAGAGAAATCTTTGTGCGGATATACATCATCGATCATTATTTTCGTGAAATAAGGTCCTGGTATCTGAAACAACATAAACAAAATACCAACACAAAGCGACTGAATGATATACCGCCAATAAGGCCGCAGCATCTTAATAACAGTGAATATTTGCGTCAAGATTCTCGATCTCCTGTCTGCCTATCATCATTTAAAAAACCAACGGATTTTTCTTGTCAACAATACCAAACGCCTCTTTTATCTTTTTCCACCCAATTTGCCACAAAAAACTTCTTTCAATAATGATCTTTGCGTCTAACCTCATGCCATACGCCACCGGATAGATCTGATCGCCACTGCGAACAAAAGGATCATCAATCAATATCTTCACCGGGTATAATGTCAGAGCCGTTGCATTTGGAGGCACGACTTGATTCCGGCTGGGCAGTTCACTAACGCTACCACTGAAAATTTTGTAATTCATATGCGGGAACGCATGGATGTACAACTTGACCTCTTGATCCAGTTCAATTTTTGAAATATCCACCTCTTGCACAAAAACCCTCGCCTGCCATTCATTTAACTGCGCCAATTCCAATACCGGACTGCCAACCGAAACCCTATCTCCTTCGATTGTCTCAATATCTGATGTCAGAACAATACCTGCGATTGGGGAAGTGATGACGGTTTTCCGTATCTGTTCTTGAATCCAATCGCGTTCTTGCAGGAGCTTATCCCCGACCAGTTTCAAAGTTTGGATTTCTTTTTCTCTAACAGCCAGAGCATCACGCTCAATTTTCAGATAGGTCATGCGTTGCTGGACGCGATTGAGATTGTTCTCTTGAAGTTTTACAGGTAAAAGCGTCTCAAGAGGTCGTGTCTGTTCCTTTTTCTTTTTCAGATATTTTTGATACAATTGTTGCTCCTGTAAAATCTGCTCAAGCCGAAGACCACCCGCTTCATATTCGAGCCGAGCTTGATCAAGACTCGATTCTATCCTTTGCCGATCAAAAAATAATGTCTCTCTGAGTTCCTCTCTCTGTCGTTGATTGATTGCGATCTCTTTTTCTATCTTCGCGGCCTCTTTTCTCCACTCTGAAGCATCGAGAACAAAAAGCGTATCTCCTTTTGCGACCTGCTGACCCGCGTGAATAAGCACTTTCTCTATCGTCCCCACAGTCTCTGACTTGACGAATTTTTTCTCAACAGGTTCAACGTGACCAGAAGCCTCAACACTGATTTCCATTTCGACATCCCAGCCTAAAATCACAACCCCTGCAATAAGCAGGATACTCAATGCGATAATAGACAGAATGAAGAATCTTATAAACTCAAAGCCCTTTAGCTTGATCTCATGATCAGATTCAGGCTGTCTGGTGGCTAAAGCCATACTGGAGACATAAGATAGGTTGCGATAACGGCTAAAGCCGATGGATTTAGATCGACCAAATGCACATTCAACTCAGACATCTTCCGAAGACGGCTGGATTCCTCTCTGTCTAACTTTTGTGCGGTATTGGGTAGGAGAAATGCCATGTATCCTCTTGAAAGCGTGACAGAAACGACTTGGTGAATGAAATCCACACATGCTTGCAATTTCATATATAAACAGGAACGATCCTGCTAAAAAATGCTCTGCCTGCGATATTCTGATCTCTCGCAATTTTTCGCGGAAGGTTTTGTTAAAAAATTTTTTGAATAGCACATGACCGTGCGGTGGGGTGATCCGAAAATGGCGTGCGAGGTCTTCAAATTTCAGGTCTGGGTTTCTGTAACGCTCCTCCAAGAATGATTCCAACGACTCTTGTGAAACCTTCTCTCGGCCGGTGTTTAAGAGCTGTTGAAAGGATCTGGACTGTGAACGGGATGCTTCACTGGCCCGCGATACCTTGTATCCCACTTCATTCAGCAGGATACAGGTTTTGACCTCTGCCAAAAATTTGTCCTTATTGATCGGTTTATCCAATACGCCTGCAGTACCGGCTTTGAGTATTTCTTTTGTTACTTCCATGGGCACAAAACTTTCCATGATCAGGATGTTTGTCTGAATTTTCTCTGTTGCAATGCGCTCCAAAAGCGCGATCCCATCAAGACCTGCCATATACATTTCAGCGATGGCGAGATCGATCTTCTCACGTCTCAATATTTCAAGTCCTTCTATCCCATCTCTCGTTGTGCATACGTCATAAGGTTCATCGCTCAGAAATCCCACGAGGGTCGATAGAATGCTGGGATCGTGATCTATAATCAGTATTTTCTGTTTGCTCATATTTTCTCCTGTGCGATAAAACGCAGTTTAAGTATTTGAAGTTCAGGGCGCGATGCCCATACTATTCGATATAGATTTTTCTTTGCTTAAACAGATCTATGCAACCTGTGTGCCAATGCGGATTTTTTTGAGTGATAATTTTTATAAGGCGTTATTTTTACTTCGCATAGAGGTTATTATCGAGTAAAAGTCAGTCTGAGCATCGAATTGAGAAGTGAAAACATTTTTCACTTTTCGCTTTTCGATTGAACATTATGTTCTTTTACTTTGTATTGACAATCGCGCTTCAGGTCGTTACTTTAGTTTTGCCTTCTCAAGTTATCAGCTTGAGATATTTGCCGCCGCTGACAGTTGACTTGTCCTGGTCTTGTCAGCGGCTTTTTTATAATAATACCATCGCGTCTGTAAGTTCAACTATAAAAGATTGCTCATATATTAGAATCATTGCTCGTATATCAGATTTTTTCATTTTT contains:
- a CDS encoding peptidase domain-containing ABC transporter is translated as MLFQIPGPYFTKIMIDDVYPHKDFSLLNFVLLLGMLMSLGVGGMRFISGYFGQCVGIRMGYDFQARFYKHIQTLDFSFFDSRETGEILSRFRDMRSSIASVISLINTLIINSLQLIIFPPILFFINWKLALISLTVLPFDTLLVLISRRFIRKYTREVAERSAELSAKNYESISSIRTVQSLGLEASFFQKLQGLFIGVANLRMKVSLFSGTTGYASTIIKTGGTLAYGFYGWHEVLSDNLTLGSYMAFTGYVGYLYGPIKSLIGLLRRIESTLVHTDRFFEVYNITPDIRDEPQLAELNGVHGRIEFRDVSFAYQPERVVLNEINLEIDADEIVAIVGRSGSGKSTLAKLIPRFYDPVDGQVLIDGVDIRQYRLNSLRQNIGFVMQGSALFQGSILENLTFNKPISMIDVETATRAAYIHDFVTKLPNGYHTIIGEQGAQLSEGQKQRVALARVLLQNTPILILDEPTAALDNESEFYIQEAMKEICKQRTVIVIAHRLSTIRRADKIVVIDQGRIAEEGSHEVLMLQDGVYSMLQERAARI
- a CDS encoding HlyD family efflux transporter periplasmic adaptor subunit, whose amino-acid sequence is MALATRQPESDHEIKLKGFEFIRFFILSIIALSILLIAGVVILGWDVEMEISVEASGHVEPVEKKFVKSETVGTIEKVLIHAGQQVAKGDTLFVLDASEWRKEAAKIEKEIAINQRQREELRETLFFDRQRIESSLDQARLEYEAGGLRLEQILQEQQLYQKYLKKKKEQTRPLETLLPVKLQENNLNRVQQRMTYLKIERDALAVREKEIQTLKLVGDKLLQERDWIQEQIRKTVITSPIAGIVLTSDIETIEGDRVSVGSPVLELAQLNEWQARVFVQEVDISKIELDQEVKLYIHAFPHMNYKIFSGSVSELPSRNQVVPPNATALTLYPVKILIDDPFVRSGDQIYPVAYGMRLDAKIIIERSFLWQIGWKKIKEAFGIVDKKNPLVF
- a CDS encoding response regulator translates to MSKQKILIIDHDPSILSTLVGFLSDEPYDVCTTRDGIEGLEILRREKIDLAIAEMYMAGLDGIALLERIATEKIQTNILIMESFVPMEVTKEILKAGTAGVLDKPINKDKFLAEVKTCILLNEVGYKVSRASEASRSQSRSFQQLLNTGREKVSQESLESFLEERYRNPDLKFEDLARHFRITPPHGHVLFKKFFNKTFREKLREIRISQAEHFLAGSFLFIYEIASMCGFHSPSRFCHAFKRIHGISPTQYRTKVRQRGIQPSSEDV